GGTCAACCAGTTCGGGCCCTGCACCAAGGAGAACAACTACGGCTTCGACCAAGGGACTCCGTGCATCATCATCAAGCTTAATAGGGTGAGAGCCGGCTGAACAAATGTAGTCACAAAACCTTCTTATTATGAGATGAGTTCGCGGACTCTGTGAATTTTATTATGTTAGGCTCTCCCTTCTAGAAAGGCGGAGCTCACTCATTTAGACCTCTTAAAAGACCAGCTAGAGCCGATAGATTCACTCATGTTTCGTCAGCGGCTCGTGCCTTTGGGCATACGATATTGCAGCGTATGGATCCAGTCATGGCATCAGCTGCAACTATCCTATAGGAGCGCGAATGTTCGTATGTAGTGACCGACCCCTAGTTTTGACCtcacaaacaataaaattgaaaaatatttcttaacTAATTATAATACGTTTTACATTTTCAGTTATATGACTGGAAACCAATCTTCTACGACGATCCCGGGGATTTGCCGCAGAACATGCCTCCTTACATCAAAAACTTCATCAATAACACAACGCCAGAACGAGTAAGTTTACTGCTTTTTCCgaaattttcttttataaaaCTGTATTAAACTAAATTAAGAAATGTTCCTTATAAGAAAACAGGTCACTTTTATACATTGAACaataatacctacatttaaaaaaaaatcaaatcatgTTGACCCCATCAGTGTTTTCTGCTTTGACCTACTGTAATTTTGAACATATAAAAACATGAATTCCAGCGCCGCAGCGTGTGGCTGACGTGTATGGGGGAGAGACCAGCGGACGTGGAGGCCCTGGGTCCTCTGAAGTACTACCCGTACCCAGGGGTCCCTGAAGTGTTCTTCCCGTATGACAACACCCCTGGCTACCTGAGCCCGCTGGTCGCTGTACAGCTGGAGAAGCCAGCGTGTAAGTATCACAGCATGAATAGTAGCTTTTCACTTAAACATTCATTTCTAGAAGCGTTTCATTGCACCCAAacaacgtccactgctggatttAAAAGCTTCCTCTAAGAATTTCCACGGTTGTGCTGTGCGCATCACAGGATTTGtaactgagtttttttttactatttaaaataatacatacctacattccTCAAAACATAGGTGACGCGCAAATATTTATAATGAGCTTTCCATTAGCTTTCTGACGCGTCAGTCAAGACACGTGACTGGCACAAGACTTGTTTATGTGTTTACTATAACGAGCTTACTGGCAAAGCTCTTATATtatgtttcatatttttattacggTGCGGTGTATTTCCAATGTTTCAGTGGGCCAAATAATAAACATCCGCTGCAGGGCGTGGGCGAAGAACATCGTCTACACCGAGAGCCTCAAGGAGCGGCTCGGGTCCACCCACCTGGAAATCATGATCGATAAAACTTCAGAACCGGTGAACATTACCACCGTTTAGGAAGAACTCTcttacattttatattataatagACAGAAAATAAAATCCTAACACAAAGCCACTTTCCGGGAAAATGCGGAAAACTTTTTTTAGATAATGTTTAAGTATAATTTTGAACAGTTTTGGAAGTGCGTCAATAGGCCGTACAGCCAAACGAATGGACCTAAGTACTTAATAGATTAAGGGCCTATTTCACCACTAAAATCAATGATAGCGtgtaagggtggattcgactaaACAAGAGTattaatattaatctcagattaaatagtcagttattcgacattttgacatatttcccatactgaaactgtcaatgtgccagttatagcaggagttattctcggataaaagtttggtcaaaGCGGGCCCAAGCAGGCTTTACAACTTTAGGTTTAGATATCTGACACATGACGGAACTGGAACCAGATAACctaagtataattattattatgtaaaacttTTTTAGGAATCGTGAAAATAGGCCCTTAGTTTTTAGATCTAGTCACATTGAATTAAGAAGTAAATATAAAATGCTTGGATACTATTACTAATGGGATACATTGATATCCCATGCCACTTTTAGGCCTATGATTAAATTAcaactttcataataatttttatattgaattttcTTACATTTCTATATTatgaaaaacttaataaaaccaTGCCATGTTAACCAAATGATGACATATCAGTGATAATGTTTACATTAACCTAAGTAAATGAAAGactaatgaaaaataaacactACCTATTAGGGAAGAAATGTTGAAAGTCAAATATCTTAATGTGTATCAAAAACTATTGTGCTTTGTAATACGAGGACTTTGTGTTGTATTTAAGGTGAATGAATAAATCAGTGTTGATCAATGAAAATTCGAGTTTCAATtgacaatattttcatgaatGATATAACaatgttgaaataaaataaacgagTATATTTCTTACTAAATTTAATCATTCCtttcataataatttacaaGGTAATCTCACTCTTGAAAACATTAATTCCacattcataaaataatttaatacttaaCCCTTTGAAAGGCATTTTTCAAGTTTAACAAATACTTACCTGCCTGAAACAAACTTGTTCTTTGGTACGGAATTAACCTTTGGTAACAATGCCTTTGATCTTTGGACTATTACGTCATTAAGCAGCATAATAAAACAACGTAGAAGGTACATTGGGAAGTACATTTCGTTTAGGTTTTGTACTTCCATCCATGCTACTTCCCTATGAATCCACTTTGCATCTGCTCTACTGCACCCAtagacaatttattttaaaatatgataGAAAAAAACAAAGTAGAGCTACAATAATAAACATCACATGGTTTTGAGTATAAAAGGCTCTGTCATTTCTACATCCGGCTGAAATTCAGCCTTCGATCAGTCTTCGTTTATACTATTCTGAATTTTTCATAGAATATTTTAAGTTCATCAATAAAAAAGGCTGCAAGAAAgctacgaaaaaaaaaaacaatttcgcCATGTCCAATTTCGGTTTCATCTCTCTCCTACGTCACCTCGGACTAAGTGTAAAACAGCAGCGTCTTGATAAGCTAGTCGCTGGGTGCAGGTCTATCGGGCTAGGGTGCGCGTGACGATAAAATCTTAACGACGATCTTAAAGACGACAAATGCCTACAATGCTAGGCTATGATGCGCGTGACGATATAATCTTTTCTTTACACGacaagtcgctgacatagcccgacggattagcaagctgaagtggcaatgggcatacgcagaactgacggccgatgtgacagcaaggttctggaatggaggccgcgtaccggaaaacgcagcgtgagacgtccacccacaaggtggaccgacgacatcataaaggtagcaggaaagcgctggacgcaggccgctaccaaccgggtaacatggaaagcattgggggaggcctatgttcagcagtggacgtcctatggctgagatgatgatgatgaagatgatgattacACGACAAGCGTCTATAGTCTAAAATCGATAAGAcctcgataagattttatcgtaTCGCATCCTACTCCTGGTGATGGTCTACTCAATCATGATCTCGATGTGGACGGTGCCCATGCCCTCGTGGCGGTCGTACATGATGTTGTGCGCCCACGCGCGGCACTCCATGTTGATCAGCATGCCCGCTGGAATACAGAACAGTAAAGTTTATAggattttattaatataaacatgtaaataaacaaatcgaagGTGTCATGGAAATGTAAGTTTTTCAGTTTCAGGGTTTTGTTTGCAATTTGAGAGGTTGTTTTGGCAACTGGATCTAAATTAATCGTAATTTTTTTTGTCGACGTTATCCGACCAAGATCTGTAAACTCTACGCATTACTCCGAcacattacttattttttttaatacgttttataTCATGGGTTCAGATTTGATCCGTGACTCATACAGAGAGGGAAGAAGTGTTGAAAATGTGTCAAATTTTTACAAACCAAAAAATACTGAACTAACCCCgtggcccgattcgaccaaacttttatccgagaataacttttggtgtaactggcacattgacagtttcagtatgggaaatatttatgtcaaaatgatgactgacgatttattctgagattaatatttactcttgtttggtctaATCCACCCTGAGTGGTGTTCAGTAATGGCACAGTAAATGTTAGGTGTAAGTCAACTCACTCTTCGGCCTTTGCAAGTGCACTGCGACCAATGGGCTGAGGTAGCCCTCCTGGTTGGTGTAGGGGAAGTAGTAGCCAGGGAAGCCCCGGTAGGGCATGTACGTGATGGGCCCGATGTTCTCCCGGTCGGCCGGGTTCTCGCCCAGGCATGACACCCACACCATGTTCAACTGGAAAGAACAAGACAGTCTTAAACTTCGTGATAAATCTTTGCACGAGAATCCACTAGCATTTAATTATTTAGCTTAGCCAAACAATAGGCTTGTCGATagatacatactcgtattagaTAAAATTCCGAAAGCATACACTAACTCTATCTTAGCATTTACGCTTTTGGCACTTGAACACACAAAGCAAGCAAATatcttttttcaaattcaaatggtttattgcatgtcacattacaagtAAGTAGTGGTGTGAAAATCTTGGAAAATTATTGCTAAAATCTTTACCAAGAAACTGTACTcaacctacataattatttaaagtcTGTTTCTCACGCAAACACAAATGTACCCAAAATGGAAGTATCTACTTACATAATTCTTATCATACGCCGTCATATTCCTGATGTGCTCCTTCAGATCATCAGGCATATCGACGGGCAGGCTGTCCGAGCTGTTATAGTAGTGGGGCTTCCATCCGAAGATCTTGTTCAGCTTCAAGAAGATGCAGGGCGTGGACTTGTGGTAGGCGAAGTTGTTGTCCTCCACGCAAGGGCCCCAGGCGCTGATGTCCACGTCACACACTTTACCCGCTGGTGGAGGTAGCTTGAAGTCGCAGTTGTGGATATTCTGACCAGCTCCAGCTTTCTTACCGTCGCGTTTGTAGGCTGTGAGAGACATTGACAATAATAACACGAAAAAACCCAATGAAATTAGGGTCTTAGTGGTCTGATTCATGATAgagtagtttttatttcattgcatAGGTGTACTGAACTATTTAATCATGAAACATTGGGTGTAGGCGTTATAATAAGGAAGCAGTTATAAAAATGTGATTGCATTAGTCAGAACTGTAATTTAGCAAGCTTGATTTTTGTCGGTAAAATCGTCACATTCTAAGTATAGTAGAAGTAATAATACAGAAATGTAGAAGTAATAATATTGTAGAaacacaggcaaaataataaaactggaATGTCGCTCTATTTCGACGATAACAAAATaagaatatattattatgattaaacTTTGAAGCTGACCCCAAATTAAGGACTCAAATTCTACGAAAACTCTAATTGCACTTCTGACTCATGAGGAAAATGATAAGATTATTTACCAGTCAAGAACTTGGACATCTGCTTCACCCAGAACTGGTGGCTGCCGGGGTCGTTTCCCTTGTACCAGATGACGCTGCTGGCAACCTCTGGCGGCGTGGGCCTAAAGCCCAGCCCTGGGTTGGTGCCGATGATGCTACTCTCAAGCTGCCACATAGGCTTCCGTGCGTCCAGAAGCTGCAGGAAGGTCCACATGCAGATGGCCACGAGGATCGCCAGCGCCATGTAGAAGATAAAGTAGAATAAGGCTATTTTGGCTGTGGAAGAAAAGTTTTATTCTCAGAAActttaaattgaaatattatacAGAATGATACTCATAAGCGTACCAATCATGTTACAGTCGAAAGTCATAACTGGCCGAAACcagttttgactgcaaaaatcaggccaAAAGTGGTTCTGATCGAtgttaaaaccacttttgacccATTTTAGCTATCAAAACTATTTTGATTAAGGgtatcggtcaaaaccacttttaacacACAAATCAATGAAGATTGGTTGCCAATTTGTCTAAATTAAATAAGGTCGGTCTATAAACTCTGTAAACACATTTTATAGTAGGTACAATTAAAAAGGACcgtttgtccagcaatggacgtcatttggcagaaacgaacgaacgaacaattaAAAAACATTGAAGTTGTTTGACGTTACTGATCATACTTAGTGACTCTACTAATCTTTGTAGAATTAGGTTTTACAATCGTTCTACATTGTCAAAGTACATTTTCTCGTTCTTTTGGGTCTCCAATTGGCTAGACCCTGAGCCGTCCGGTCGTGGCCGCTCGCGCAGGAAACCAGTAATGCGCTCATTGCGACAATTGCCCGAGCTTCCGCCCAGCTCCTTCTGATTTACTCGCGACTCGTTACTGACTTGGAGTATTTGGGGCAAAGATTATGGAACTTGATGGTCTACTTATTTGCCCAAAAATATGTAGGATTTGTGGATGAATTCTTGAGTATTCAGCGGATACACTAAAAAGTTTAAGACTTTTAAGTAGACATTGTTTGTGATAACTTTTTCTTGGTTTTCTGAGCTTTCAAGCGATTTCTTTGAATCGGGGAATGTGAAGCGAGTCACAATTTAGTAAAAATTGTTGACGACATTAAAAGGATCAATTTCGTAAACGtgacttaaataataaaaccacCGAAATTACAAGAAAATCAGGCCACTTTCATAAATCATAGTCTAATAGGTATTATGCTGAAAGTTTCATAAAGTTCGAAGAACTTAGTTATGATATGAATCAGCGTATTTCCAAATAAGTAACTATTCATTCTCACAAAACTTTCCGGACTAACGTGAGGAATTTTTGTAAGTTTTCTAATATTAGTGCTAGTATAAAGTCCATTTACTTATTCTTCATGGCTACAGTGAACAGTTCATTTATAAGTAGTGGACTGAGATGTAAATTATTATGTGCTTAATATGAAAATTACATTTCACCAAAAAGTTTTCGGTAACAAAGGTAAGATAACTGACTTACACCAGCTAGCTCCGGTCCTGCCGCAGAACTGCCTTGTCTTCGGGTTCCATATGAACCTCCTGAACTTCTCCCCCGCCGTTAGAGGGTCCTCCTTCTCCTTGTAGTAGAGGTTGAACCTCTCCAGGCTCGTCAGGTCGGAAGGCCGCTTCTTCACGGTCATCTTCTTGACTAGATATCGCTTTTGGCTCtacaattaaatataaatattaggaGGCGATATTTTCATTAATGGTAACTTTACAATGACAGTAAGGTAAAACAAAGGTAAGGTAAAcaaggtgatccgtctgctcgtttgcctcctatcacataaaaaaaaaaaaaaaaaaaaaaaaaacaactgaaGAAGACttagtctgagttgcaccacctagctttgaccgtagctataacggtaaccggtgctttttgtatggagtttacaggtttttgacgtttgtcaaagttaaagtaagaaggtgcaactcagccttaatgacGCGTTTTAGAAATACATTGTGTGTGAATTTATTAACGTAGATCACAGGAGAGAAGA
This genomic interval from Ostrinia nubilalis chromosome 3, ilOstNubi1.1, whole genome shotgun sequence contains the following:
- the LOC135088090 gene encoding sodium/potassium-transporting ATPase subunit beta-2-like → MGADKPNGVVNYCRRPPQRPFLQKIQYAIWNPEERTFLGRTPKRWGVIGLIYLVMYICIIIFFSICMCGLLATMDDRIPYFTLADSIIGNNPGMGHRPLLFEEGALIWYDQSNSTQVKKYVDNINEFLAPYRNKSLLINQGVNQRECGSMKPPREEVCAFDVVNQFGPCTKENNYGFDQGTPCIIIKLNRLYDWKPIFYDDPGDLPQNMPPYIKNFINNTTPERRRSVWLTCMGERPADVEALGPLKYYPYPGVPEVFFPYDNTPGYLSPLVAVQLEKPALGQIINIRCRAWAKNIVYTESLKERLGSTHLEIMIDKTSEPVNITTV
- the LOC135088091 gene encoding sodium/potassium-transporting ATPase subunit beta-2-like, yielding MTVKKRPSDLTSLERFNLYYKEKEDPLTAGEKFRRFIWNPKTRQFCGRTGASWSKIALFYFIFYMALAILVAICMWTFLQLLDARKPMWQLESSIIGTNPGLGFRPTPPEVASSVIWYKGNDPGSHQFWVKQMSKFLTAYKRDGKKAGAGQNIHNCDFKLPPPAGKVCDVDISAWGPCVEDNNFAYHKSTPCIFLKLNKIFGWKPHYYNSSDSLPVDMPDDLKEHIRNMTAYDKNYLNMVWVSCLGENPADRENIGPITYMPYRGFPGYYFPYTNQEGYLSPLVAVHLQRPKTGMLINMECRAWAHNIMYDRHEGMGTVHIEIMIE